The following coding sequences lie in one Synechococcus sp. PCC 7336 genomic window:
- the ggpS gene encoding glucosylglycerol-phosphate synthase, which yields MREKSSLVILYHREPYDEVRKDGKVFYQEKKKPNGIVPTLKSFFLNADQSTWIAWKQVTTRQRETFQETVSVGEGENCIVRRIPLSSQEVRDFYHITSKEAFWPILHSFPSQFTYDTANWENFKYINQLFADAACKEAADDALIWVHDYNLWLAPAFIREKKPNVRIAFFHHTPFPSADIFGILPWRQAIVDSLLCCDLLGFHIPRYVENFVSAAGSVRHLEVLERGEVDDAFTKLGPALAQREMTTKVQYGDRTIRLDAFPVGTNPKLIDSILEKPETSQRIAKIREEIGDCKLILSAGRVDYVKGTRELLLSYERLLERRPELHSKVILLNVSVAAAEGMRVYREYRQEIEQLAGKINGRFATLNWVPIRLFTKPFPFEEIVAYYRAADVAFIPPLRDGLNLVAKEYIAAKQGTGGALILSEFTGSAVELPDAILANPHSFMSLNNSLDEALDMPLEEQQRRMQKLYKAVTRYDVNQWANHLFREAMAIDNSGAEKFLATIT from the coding sequence ATGCGTGAGAAATCTTCTTTAGTCATCCTGTATCATCGCGAACCTTACGACGAGGTGCGCAAAGACGGGAAAGTTTTCTATCAAGAAAAGAAAAAGCCCAACGGCATTGTGCCCACGCTGAAAAGCTTTTTCTTGAATGCGGACCAGAGCACTTGGATCGCCTGGAAGCAAGTCACTACCCGCCAGCGGGAGACGTTTCAGGAAACCGTCTCGGTGGGCGAGGGCGAAAATTGCATCGTCCGTCGCATTCCCCTCAGCTCCCAAGAGGTGCGCGACTTTTACCACATCACCTCAAAAGAAGCCTTCTGGCCCATTTTGCACTCCTTCCCCAGCCAGTTCACTTACGACACGGCTAACTGGGAGAATTTCAAGTACATCAACCAGTTATTTGCAGATGCCGCCTGCAAAGAAGCTGCTGACGATGCCCTAATTTGGGTTCACGACTACAACCTCTGGTTGGCCCCTGCCTTCATCCGGGAGAAGAAACCCAACGTACGGATTGCCTTCTTCCACCACACCCCCTTCCCCTCCGCCGATATTTTTGGCATTTTGCCCTGGCGTCAGGCGATTGTAGATAGTTTGCTCTGCTGCGACCTGTTAGGCTTCCACATTCCCCGCTACGTGGAAAACTTTGTCTCGGCAGCCGGTAGCGTGCGCCATTTAGAGGTCCTCGAACGCGGCGAAGTGGATGATGCATTCACCAAGCTCGGTCCGGCACTGGCCCAGCGGGAAATGACCACCAAGGTGCAATACGGCGATCGCACCATTCGTCTCGACGCTTTCCCCGTCGGCACCAATCCCAAACTGATCGACAGCATCCTGGAAAAGCCGGAAACCAGCCAGCGAATTGCCAAAATTCGCGAGGAAATTGGCGATTGCAAGCTCATCCTTTCCGCCGGTCGCGTGGACTACGTCAAGGGCACCCGCGAACTGCTGCTGTCTTACGAGCGCCTGCTGGAACGACGCCCCGAACTGCATAGCAAAGTGATTTTGCTCAATGTCTCTGTAGCAGCTGCCGAAGGCATGCGAGTCTACCGAGAATACCGCCAAGAGATCGAGCAACTCGCCGGCAAGATTAACGGTCGCTTCGCCACCCTCAACTGGGTTCCCATTCGCCTGTTCACCAAGCCCTTTCCCTTCGAAGAGATCGTTGCCTATTACCGAGCTGCCGATGTCGCCTTTATTCCGCCATTGCGGGACGGTCTCAACCTGGTGGCCAAAGAATATATTGCCGCCAAACAGGGCACTGGCGGCGCTTTGATCTTGTCGGAATTTACCGGTTCTGCAGTGGAATTACCAGATGCAATTCTGGCGAACCCCCATTCCTTTATGTCCTTGAATAACAGTCTCGACGAGGCGCTGGATATGCCTCTGGAAGAGCAACAGCGGCGCATGCAAAAGCTGTACAAGGCCGTTACCCGCTATGATGTCAACCAGTGGGCCAATCACCTATTCAGAGAGGCGATGGCGATCGACAACTCGGGGGCAGAGAAGTTCTTAGCCACAATTACCTAA
- a CDS encoding glycerol-3-phosphate dehydrogenase/oxidase produces MHDLQAIQSAHYDLIVIGGGINGAGVVRDAAMRGLQAILIEKGDFGGGTTSWSTRLIHGGLRYLEYLEFPLVRESLREREILLRNAPHLVKPIQLTLPFYRNQSHKSWTIQAGMLLYDILSYDKSLPNHRILGTAQCKHLFPSLAPTDLLGAAQYYDAQAEYAERLCLEVIQSAAEVGATVLNYTEVTDVQQQNGCIDRVMCRDVLTGVEFGISVGPNTVVVNTAGPWLDRVCQLGTRSGQPQPLCDRRLLSGTKGSHIFVDPFPGAPSTALYAEAAQDGRPYFIVPWLGGFLIGTTDFRYEGDLDRVKADNDEIDYLIAATNAMLPAAQLTRESVRFTYSGVRPLPYRESKKAGAITRKHIILDHAKEGGIGNLLSLIGGKLTTHRSSSQEMVDEVYTKLGKATPPCNTAETPLPGAIDASDPAIAESLQRYGDRLSPLAIYHLFDLYGSQAPAVLALGDSTPELFEPIVKGLLDIKAQAVYAVQCEYARTLTDIANRRTALSVLDRYGCEAVKAIADVLVRHCSWDPQTCDAQIAQHYTYMEENCIPDYAEDILPEASRSLQPAG; encoded by the coding sequence ATGCACGACTTGCAAGCCATTCAATCTGCCCACTACGATCTGATTGTCATTGGAGGTGGCATCAATGGGGCGGGAGTCGTGCGAGATGCAGCCATGCGGGGATTGCAAGCCATCCTCATCGAGAAAGGAGATTTCGGTGGCGGCACCACCAGTTGGTCCACCCGACTGATCCACGGCGGTTTGCGGTATTTGGAGTACCTGGAGTTTCCCCTCGTGCGGGAATCACTTCGGGAACGGGAAATCTTGCTCCGCAACGCCCCCCACTTAGTCAAACCCATCCAGCTCACGTTGCCCTTCTACCGCAACCAGTCCCACAAAAGCTGGACCATTCAAGCGGGGATGTTGCTCTACGACATACTCAGTTACGACAAGTCGCTCCCCAACCACCGCATCTTAGGAACTGCCCAGTGCAAGCACCTCTTCCCCTCGCTTGCCCCCACCGATTTGCTGGGAGCAGCTCAATATTATGACGCTCAGGCGGAGTATGCCGAGCGCTTGTGCTTGGAAGTGATTCAGTCGGCGGCTGAAGTGGGGGCCACCGTTTTGAACTACACCGAAGTGACGGACGTGCAGCAGCAGAACGGCTGCATCGATCGAGTGATGTGCCGCGACGTGCTGACGGGGGTAGAGTTCGGCATCTCAGTTGGCCCCAATACGGTGGTAGTCAACACCGCCGGTCCTTGGTTAGATCGCGTCTGTCAGCTCGGAACTCGATCGGGTCAACCGCAGCCTTTGTGCGATCGCCGCTTGCTGAGTGGCACCAAAGGCAGCCACATTTTTGTCGATCCCTTCCCTGGAGCCCCCAGCACTGCCCTGTACGCAGAAGCGGCCCAAGACGGACGCCCCTATTTCATCGTTCCTTGGTTGGGGGGCTTCTTAATCGGCACCACTGATTTTCGCTACGAAGGAGATCTCGATCGCGTCAAAGCAGATAACGACGAAATCGATTACTTGATTGCAGCCACCAACGCCATGCTGCCCGCTGCCCAACTGACGCGAGAAAGCGTGCGCTTCACCTACTCGGGGGTGCGTCCCCTGCCCTATCGCGAAAGCAAAAAAGCGGGAGCTATCACCCGCAAGCACATCATTCTCGACCATGCCAAAGAGGGGGGGATCGGCAATCTGCTCTCCCTGATTGGCGGCAAACTCACCACCCACCGCAGCAGCAGCCAGGAAATGGTGGATGAGGTCTACACTAAATTGGGCAAAGCAACTCCCCCCTGCAACACGGCAGAAACCCCACTGCCCGGTGCCATCGACGCCAGCGATCCAGCGATCGCGGAGAGTTTGCAGCGCTACGGCGATCGCCTCTCTCCCCTCGCCATCTACCACTTGTTCGATCTGTATGGCAGTCAGGCCCCTGCAGTTCTGGCCTTGGGGGATAGTACCCCCGAATTATTCGAACCCATTGTCAAAGGCTTGCTCGACATTAAAGCGCAAGCAGTCTATGCCGTTCAGTGCGAATATGCCCGCACCCTGACCGATATTGCCAACCGCCGTACCGCTTTGTCGGTACTAGACCGTTACGGTTGTGAAGCGGTGAAGGCGATCGCCGATGTCTTAGTGCGCCACTGCAGTTGGGATCCCCAAACCTGCGACGCACAAATTGCCCAGCACTACACCTATATGGAGGAAAATTGCATTCCCGACTACGCCGAAGACATTCTCCCCGAGGCTTCTCGTTCTCTGCAGCCCGCTGGCTAG
- a CDS encoding peptidylprolyl isomerase, translated as MSVLRSLPCQIRQGFKLLCGAVLLFSFLTACGPPTSDVDLANEAIAAQYADRPHLEGTAEIDMVVDTAAAGRGTIAIVLNGDAAPLTAGNFIDLVERGFYHGLTFHRVVARPDPFVVQGGDPKGDGTGGFVDPETLRTRQIPLEISVKLSSKDGIPQYKTYYNKFFDRADISKLPALSHIRGAIAMARSRAPNSASSQFYFTLSDQPQLDGRYAVFGYVEEDSMAWVDRIQIGDTIVSTTATIEGKFTNGSQ; from the coding sequence ATGTCAGTATTGCGATCGCTGCCATGTCAGATTCGCCAAGGCTTTAAGCTGCTTTGCGGGGCTGTCCTGCTCTTCTCGTTCTTAACGGCCTGCGGTCCGCCTACTTCAGATGTCGATCTGGCTAATGAGGCGATCGCGGCCCAATATGCCGATCGCCCCCACCTGGAGGGAACCGCCGAGATCGACATGGTGGTGGATACGGCTGCTGCGGGACGGGGTACGATTGCAATTGTGTTGAATGGGGATGCGGCTCCTCTGACGGCAGGCAATTTTATCGATTTGGTGGAGCGCGGATTTTATCACGGATTGACCTTCCATCGGGTGGTCGCGCGGCCCGATCCTTTTGTGGTGCAGGGGGGCGATCCAAAAGGTGACGGCACAGGTGGGTTTGTCGATCCCGAGACGCTACGCACCCGCCAGATCCCGTTGGAGATTTCAGTCAAACTTTCCAGCAAAGACGGCATTCCCCAATACAAAACCTATTACAACAAGTTCTTTGACAGGGCAGACATTTCTAAACTTCCAGCCCTTTCCCACATTCGCGGAGCTATAGCTATGGCGCGATCGAGAGCACCCAATAGCGCCTCGTCACAGTTTTACTTCACCCTCTCCGATCAACCTCAACTGGATGGCCGCTATGCAGTATTTGGCTATGTCGAGGAAGACAGCATGGCTTGGGTCGATCGCATCCAAATTGGCGATACCATCGTATCGACCACAGCCACAATCGAAGGAAAATTCACGAATGGCAGCCAATAG
- a CDS encoding HD domain-containing phosphohydrolase — protein MQPESTLNQLKAAQPDGQLPSSYGVYYKSTLVALCHALEDQILQNAADVPERAPLVLVAFQRGKWYLQEADRYFEIAQCSRHVAIAAVPDSGFASHKTSQLDSVSLIHLDSTDSLIEEWNLVILAPDYAAMVLCHELSPEDYREDSQPERDMERKFYGLWTFDRQLVDKTAEITIDRMRPYNASLASDLTQHRQEIGTSLSATPADLSDVVARIVTYLQSSQEQLVAVSRQTRELWELEGQAQRLNRNFTANKLQAFLRMAQQVDEKDRDNPVASLQVSALAEVLGQILDLPTLRLRRLRLAGLLFRIGLAKAPAEVFSQTDRQLDEISPTFWRDRSSIGAQLLSSMPELASVTQIVLHQLERWDGSGRPNGQQGEEIPLESRILGLVAYFQELTQPRGDRAAFSPAEALEHCEAARGTRFDPALVESLGSVIRLVELGLMQLPDRPSQIPTVWLEETAETSSARPGVAP, from the coding sequence ATGCAACCGGAGTCAACTCTCAACCAGCTCAAAGCAGCGCAACCAGATGGCCAGCTCCCCTCCAGCTATGGCGTCTATTACAAAAGCACACTGGTGGCTCTGTGTCATGCCTTAGAAGACCAAATCCTGCAGAATGCTGCCGATGTGCCCGAGCGAGCTCCACTCGTTTTAGTCGCGTTTCAGCGGGGCAAGTGGTATCTGCAAGAAGCGGACCGGTATTTTGAGATTGCCCAATGCTCTCGGCACGTGGCGATCGCCGCTGTTCCCGACAGTGGGTTTGCCAGCCATAAAACCAGCCAACTGGATAGTGTTTCTCTGATTCATCTCGACAGTACTGACAGTTTGATCGAAGAGTGGAACCTGGTTATTCTGGCCCCCGACTATGCTGCTATGGTTCTGTGCCACGAACTGTCTCCAGAAGACTATCGAGAGGACAGTCAGCCCGAGCGGGATATGGAGCGCAAGTTTTACGGCTTGTGGACCTTCGATCGCCAGTTGGTCGATAAAACAGCAGAAATTACGATCGATCGCATGCGACCCTACAATGCTTCACTGGCAAGCGATCTGACCCAACACCGGCAGGAGATCGGCACATCGTTAAGTGCCACACCCGCCGACCTCAGTGATGTCGTAGCCCGAATCGTCACCTATTTGCAGAGCAGTCAAGAACAATTAGTCGCAGTCAGTCGTCAAACCCGCGAACTGTGGGAATTGGAAGGACAAGCTCAACGGCTCAATCGCAATTTCACAGCCAATAAGCTACAAGCATTTTTGCGCATGGCCCAACAAGTCGACGAAAAAGATCGCGACAATCCCGTTGCGTCTCTGCAGGTGTCTGCCCTAGCCGAAGTGTTAGGACAGATTTTGGATCTACCCACCCTGCGATTGAGGCGTTTGCGGCTCGCTGGATTGCTCTTCCGCATCGGGCTGGCAAAAGCCCCTGCCGAAGTTTTCAGCCAAACCGATCGCCAGCTCGACGAAATCAGTCCGACGTTTTGGCGCGATCGCTCCTCCATCGGCGCTCAGCTCCTTTCATCCATGCCAGAGTTGGCATCCGTCACCCAAATCGTCTTGCATCAGCTAGAACGATGGGACGGCAGCGGTCGGCCCAATGGCCAACAAGGGGAGGAGATTCCGCTTGAATCGCGCATCTTGGGATTAGTGGCATATTTTCAGGAATTGACTCAGCCCAGAGGCGATCGGGCGGCCTTCAGTCCGGCAGAGGCACTCGAACACTGCGAAGCAGCTAGAGGCACTCGCTTCGATCCGGCTTTGGTAGAGTCGCTCGGTTCGGTCATCCGTTTAGTTGAATTGGGCCTCATGCAGTTACCAGACCGTCCCAGTCAAATTCCTACCGTCTGGTTGGAAGAAACTGCAGAGACCAGTTCCGCTCGACCGGGAGTTGCACCATGA
- a CDS encoding pentapeptide repeat-containing protein, translating to MSDVMSFDLTAIRSGKVKVLASANLAGVDLTGAQLSDCDFSQATLTGANLAGANLVRAVLRANLRGVDLSGANLAGADCRNADLRGALLSDIECHQISFAGAFLAGANFGNLDLTAADFRGADLRGVNLEGAILRQVDFSNANLSGANLSQVDLEEANLSGAVLRGANLSRANLLCARVEQAVWTGALLQGACLEGTSLTAIQHDTKTGD from the coding sequence ATGAGCGATGTGATGTCTTTCGATCTGACAGCAATTCGGAGCGGCAAAGTGAAAGTGCTGGCCAGTGCCAACTTGGCAGGGGTCGATTTAACTGGAGCGCAGTTGTCGGATTGCGATTTTTCCCAAGCGACCTTAACCGGGGCCAACCTAGCCGGTGCGAATCTGGTGCGGGCGGTTTTGCGGGCGAATCTGCGCGGTGTAGATTTAAGCGGGGCTAACCTTGCCGGAGCAGATTGTCGCAATGCCGATTTGAGAGGGGCGCTCTTGTCAGACATTGAGTGCCATCAAATCAGCTTTGCTGGAGCATTTTTGGCTGGGGCCAACTTTGGCAACCTCGATCTCACTGCTGCCGACTTTCGAGGCGCAGATTTGCGAGGTGTCAATTTAGAGGGAGCGATTTTGCGGCAAGTGGACTTCAGCAATGCCAATTTGTCTGGGGCAAATCTATCGCAAGTGGATTTAGAAGAAGCAAACCTGTCTGGTGCGGTGCTGCGCGGTGCAAATCTAAGTCGGGCAAATCTTCTGTGCGCTCGGGTGGAGCAAGCGGTCTGGACTGGCGCTCTTCTGCAAGGGGCTTGTCTAGAAGGCACCTCTCTAACGGCAATCCAGCACGATACAAAAACTGGCGACTGA
- a CDS encoding efflux RND transporter permease subunit, whose protein sequence is MRLIETAVRWRHGTFVLFCLLALFGVLSLLNLPLELQPGGDRPEISITTPYPGASPAEVENLVTRPIEDLLEEVQGVQEMTSTSQTGRSSINLEFRWGTDIDERFVDVLNKLQQVESLPVEADESDVEIVSGSSRPMMWTILVPKEGFAADDYRYRDLVDDVVIPRYRQVEGVGQLFVSGGREREVEVIVDPQALADRNLTIADVVQTLRQNNRDIRGGPLVLGRREYRVRTVSRATDVKQLEGLVLRRDAAGTVYLSDVATAQMGREIQDRALVRDGEPAVAVGIIRQVGGNVPEISRGIREAIAELEERFDREGEGVRFDIPYDENDYIHLAISFVQGNLMIGAMLASLVLLLFLGSIRTVAVIALTIPATTISVFIVFAALGRSLNTISLAGLAFAVGMVVDNAIVVLENIFSHMQRGKSPVRAAIDGTQEVGSAMLASTLTTVAVFAPIVLVKGEAGQLFFDIGIALSAAVLFSLFAALTLVPMLSGLFLHRAEAQQMLQGNVYRGGNPLERGISRASIAFCWLQGQLERFLLATVRWSLGPRRAGRRLAVLAIPLTLLLASFPLLPAADYLPEGNRNLVLWLAEPLPGTSIPEALRLAEEPSRLVSEQPGIIRTIFVLRPGLRAIGAFLDPEQSTSKNLNALVDRLREASSNFPGYRFMVPIRVSIFQDPGKEFEVQLIGQDLDRLDRLQQQVGQELRALPGVQNVRSDFVLGAPELQVIPNRTRLAEVGLSEAELGAVVESALGGLQASEFVDGRRELDVTVELKDTAVSTPEELRQLAIYTGEGRQVQLADVAEVLETTGPDTINHVGIERAVTLTVRVAREAPLGALLETAEERILEPLRGTLPSGFRAELAGSADVLAETLSQLASAFALSLAVTYLLLVALYRSFSYPLIIMVTVPVGMTGAVVSLAIANAMPGEVVPLDMITGLGFVILTGVVVNNAILLVDRALQLQREEGYSLDASLERAVRDRLRPIFMSAGTSVLGMLPLALLPGQGAELYRGLGIALTGGLALSTLLTPTVVPALMRLWQDITPLPAQQQHPVDGVASQGSDRFANEPVSIAKHRTEL, encoded by the coding sequence ATGAGACTCATCGAAACCGCCGTTCGCTGGCGGCACGGAACGTTTGTTTTGTTTTGCTTGCTGGCTCTGTTTGGGGTTCTCTCCCTGCTGAATCTCCCCTTGGAACTGCAACCCGGCGGCGATCGCCCCGAGATCTCCATCACAACGCCCTATCCAGGGGCCAGCCCCGCAGAAGTGGAGAACCTGGTCACCCGCCCCATTGAAGACCTGCTAGAAGAAGTTCAAGGGGTGCAGGAAATGACCAGCACCAGTCAGACAGGACGGAGCAGCATCAATCTAGAGTTTCGTTGGGGCACCGACATTGACGAACGCTTTGTTGACGTGCTCAACAAGCTGCAACAGGTGGAATCGTTGCCGGTAGAAGCAGATGAGTCCGATGTCGAGATTGTCAGCGGCAGCAGTCGCCCCATGATGTGGACTATTTTGGTTCCCAAGGAAGGATTTGCGGCAGATGATTATCGCTACCGAGACTTGGTCGATGATGTGGTGATTCCCCGCTATCGCCAGGTTGAAGGGGTCGGTCAGTTATTTGTCTCGGGGGGCCGAGAGCGAGAAGTAGAGGTCATCGTCGATCCCCAGGCGCTAGCCGATCGGAATCTGACCATCGCCGATGTGGTTCAAACCTTGCGTCAGAACAATCGAGATATCCGAGGGGGACCCCTCGTGCTGGGGCGGCGGGAATATCGGGTGCGGACCGTCAGCCGCGCCACCGATGTCAAGCAGTTGGAGGGGTTGGTGCTGCGCCGAGATGCTGCCGGGACAGTTTATCTCTCAGATGTGGCTACGGCACAGATGGGGCGAGAAATACAAGATCGCGCTCTCGTGCGGGATGGAGAACCTGCCGTGGCTGTTGGCATCATTCGCCAGGTGGGGGGGAACGTCCCTGAAATCTCTAGGGGCATTCGAGAGGCGATCGCCGAATTGGAAGAGCGCTTCGACCGGGAGGGCGAGGGAGTGCGCTTTGACATTCCCTATGACGAGAATGACTACATCCACCTCGCTATCTCCTTTGTCCAGGGGAACTTAATGATAGGGGCCATGCTGGCATCCCTGGTGTTGCTCTTGTTCTTGGGTTCCATCCGCACCGTTGCAGTCATTGCCCTGACCATTCCCGCCACCACGATCTCGGTATTTATTGTCTTCGCGGCTCTGGGGCGCTCCCTCAACACGATTAGCCTCGCCGGATTGGCTTTTGCCGTGGGAATGGTTGTGGACAACGCGATCGTGGTCCTAGAAAATATCTTTTCCCACATGCAGCGGGGCAAATCGCCTGTTCGCGCCGCCATTGATGGCACTCAGGAAGTTGGATCGGCCATGCTGGCGTCCACTCTGACGACAGTGGCAGTTTTTGCACCGATCGTGCTCGTCAAGGGGGAAGCCGGACAACTGTTCTTTGACATTGGCATTGCCTTATCGGCGGCGGTTCTGTTTTCCTTGTTTGCTGCCCTTACGCTGGTACCCATGCTTTCCGGGCTATTTTTGCACCGGGCCGAAGCGCAGCAAATGCTTCAAGGAAATGTCTATCGGGGGGGCAATCCGCTGGAGAGGGGGATTTCTCGAGCTTCGATCGCCTTCTGCTGGCTGCAAGGACAACTGGAGCGCTTTTTGCTGGCAACGGTTCGCTGGTCTTTGGGACCCCGCCGTGCTGGCCGACGCTTGGCCGTACTGGCCATCCCTCTGACTCTGCTTTTGGCGAGTTTCCCCCTGCTCCCCGCCGCTGATTATTTGCCCGAGGGGAATCGGAATCTAGTTCTCTGGCTTGCAGAGCCCTTGCCCGGTACCAGTATTCCTGAAGCCTTGCGGCTGGCAGAAGAACCCAGTCGGCTCGTCAGCGAACAGCCAGGCATTATTCGCACCATCTTTGTCCTTCGTCCTGGGTTGCGAGCGATTGGTGCTTTCCTAGATCCCGAGCAGTCCACTAGCAAAAATCTCAATGCCCTGGTCGATCGCCTGCGGGAGGCCAGTTCCAACTTTCCCGGCTATCGGTTCATGGTCCCGATTCGCGTTTCCATCTTTCAGGATCCCGGTAAAGAATTTGAAGTGCAACTCATCGGCCAAGATTTGGATCGCCTGGATCGACTTCAGCAACAAGTGGGCCAGGAGCTGCGCGCGCTGCCCGGGGTGCAGAATGTGCGCTCTGACTTCGTTTTGGGAGCGCCCGAACTACAAGTGATTCCAAATCGAACGCGCCTTGCGGAAGTCGGACTCTCCGAGGCAGAACTCGGCGCTGTCGTGGAATCGGCCTTGGGGGGATTGCAAGCCTCGGAGTTTGTGGATGGCAGACGAGAGTTGGATGTCACCGTCGAGCTGAAGGATACCGCTGTCAGTACCCCCGAGGAGTTGCGTCAGCTAGCGATCTATACAGGCGAGGGGCGTCAGGTACAGTTGGCTGACGTTGCGGAAGTGCTGGAAACCACGGGACCCGACACTATCAATCATGTCGGGATCGAAAGGGCTGTGACTCTAACGGTGCGGGTTGCGCGGGAGGCTCCCCTTGGCGCTTTACTAGAGACCGCAGAAGAACGAATCCTCGAACCCCTACGAGGAACGCTCCCCTCCGGTTTTCGAGCCGAACTAGCCGGTTCTGCTGACGTTCTGGCCGAAACGCTCTCGCAGTTGGCCTCGGCATTTGCACTTTCGCTCGCAGTCACGTATTTGTTACTTGTAGCCCTCTATCGCTCCTTCAGCTATCCCTTAATCATCATGGTGACAGTGCCCGTGGGAATGACGGGCGCGGTCGTGAGTTTAGCGATCGCCAATGCTATGCCGGGTGAGGTCGTTCCTCTAGACATGATTACCGGCTTGGGATTTGTGATTCTGACCGGTGTCGTGGTTAACAATGCCATTCTCTTGGTCGATCGCGCACTCCAGTTGCAGCGGGAAGAAGGGTACAGTTTGGACGCCTCACTAGAACGGGCAGTTCGCGATCGCCTCCGGCCAATCTTTATGTCTGCCGGAACGAGTGTGCTCGGAATGCTGCCTCTGGCACTCTTACCGGGGCAGGGGGCAGAACTCTATCGAGGACTGGGAATTGCTCTTACGGGGGGGCTAGCCCTTTCCACACTGTTGACTCCTACGGTTGTGCCTGCGCTAATGCGACTTTGGCAAGATATCACTCCCCTTCCAGCTCAACAGCAACATCCTGTGGATGGAGTCGCTTCGCAAGGCTCCGATCGATTTGCGAATGAACCGGTCTCGATCGCCAAGCACAGAACCGAGCTTTAA
- a CDS encoding efflux RND transporter periplasmic adaptor subunit, whose translation MSARENQPALLDRASVDPSSLPQMVSGRPRWTGYLLAVILLGGGILVGRSLPVSQNQSSLAAATEQGPPARAVETIALTRGNGVRQVRLIGQVEPRSSAVIRPRTEGTVQEILVQPGDRVQAGTLLAVLDNLDQQLALSQARARLAEAESELARLEAGTRQETIAQRQAALQSARARELEALDNYARTQALVAEGALSRRLLIETQTQADAAMGARLEAEAALAEATAGPRLEEIAAQRAIVAANQIAVEQAQLVLERTEIRAATAGVVQSRSASNGDYLEAGDPILTIVDSNTLDIFLEVSEELSHQVEVGMQVSLSSRALPNWQLQVPIDAIIPTADSTSRRQEVRIQLDTPSADLVPGMAVRGEIALPVQTEGFVVPRDALTRQGTRWVVFTVNDDGTARELEVSPLADMGEQMAIAHPELQTGQTLVVQGGDGLQNGAPVKVIPRQVDAVSLAQ comes from the coding sequence ATGTCTGCCCGTGAAAATCAGCCAGCTCTTCTAGACCGAGCTTCAGTTGACCCCAGCTCCCTTCCTCAAATGGTCTCCGGTCGGCCCCGCTGGACGGGATATCTTCTGGCAGTCATTCTGTTGGGGGGCGGGATCTTAGTTGGACGCTCCTTGCCAGTGTCACAAAACCAATCCAGCCTTGCAGCAGCGACCGAGCAAGGTCCCCCAGCTCGCGCTGTTGAAACCATTGCTCTTACCCGAGGCAACGGTGTCCGGCAGGTGAGGCTGATTGGGCAGGTGGAACCCCGTAGTAGTGCTGTGATTCGTCCTCGGACAGAGGGAACCGTCCAGGAGATCCTCGTGCAGCCCGGCGACAGAGTGCAGGCAGGAACTCTCCTGGCGGTTTTGGACAATTTAGATCAGCAACTGGCCCTATCCCAAGCTCGAGCCCGTCTGGCAGAGGCAGAAAGCGAACTGGCTCGCTTGGAGGCGGGCACCCGTCAAGAAACGATTGCCCAACGTCAAGCTGCCCTTCAGTCCGCCAGAGCTAGAGAGTTAGAAGCTCTTGACAATTACGCACGCACGCAAGCCCTCGTAGCAGAGGGAGCTCTCTCGCGGCGCTTGCTGATTGAAACGCAAACCCAGGCCGATGCCGCGATGGGCGCTCGCTTAGAAGCTGAGGCTGCTCTTGCTGAAGCCACCGCCGGACCCAGATTGGAGGAAATTGCGGCCCAAAGGGCTATCGTCGCGGCAAATCAGATCGCCGTCGAGCAAGCTCAGTTGGTGTTGGAGAGAACCGAGATACGGGCGGCCACGGCAGGGGTTGTTCAGTCCCGCTCGGCCAGCAACGGAGATTATCTGGAAGCCGGAGATCCTATCTTGACCATTGTGGACAGCAATACCTTGGATATTTTCTTAGAAGTTTCGGAAGAGCTAAGTCACCAGGTCGAAGTGGGGATGCAGGTTTCCCTCTCTAGCCGCGCTCTACCAAACTGGCAGCTACAAGTTCCGATCGACGCCATCATTCCGACTGCAGATTCAACCTCCCGCCGACAGGAAGTCCGGATTCAACTCGATACTCCCTCAGCAGATCTGGTACCCGGTATGGCAGTCCGAGGGGAAATTGCGCTCCCCGTGCAAACGGAAGGCTTTGTGGTTCCCCGAGATGCCCTGACCCGCCAGGGAACCCGTTGGGTTGTCTTTACGGTTAACGATGATGGCACTGCCCGAGAGCTCGAGGTCAGCCCCCTCGCCGACATGGGCGAGCAGATGGCGATCGCTCATCCCGAACTTCAGACCGGCCAAACCCTTGTGGTTCAGGGGGGAGACGGCCTGCAAAATGGTGCTCCAGTGAAAGTCATCCCTCGGCAAGTTGATGCCGTCAGCCTCGCCCAATAG